A region of Nostoc sp. 'Peltigera membranacea cyanobiont' N6 DNA encodes the following proteins:
- the plsX gene encoding phosphate acyltransferase PlsX, which produces MGSTRVRIAIDAMGGDRAPGEIVAGALRAKEELGVDILLVGDPQQIEAAFPPKTNLGQIEIVTAEEAIAMDEEPLNAVRRKRKASINVAMDLVKQQKADAVFSAGHSGAAMASALLRLGRLPGIDRPAIGTVFPTIIAGKPVLVLDVGANVDCRPKFLEQFGVMGSAYSKYVLGTDEPKVGLLNIGEEDSKGNDAAVRAHQLLRENSQINFIGNAEGRDVLSGNFDVIVCDGFVGNVLLKFAEAVGEVILQILREELPQGLHGQIGSAILKPNLKRVKQRMDHAEHGGALLLGVAGVCFIGHGSSQAPSVFNAIRMAKEAVDNQVIQRIQSQYILEREGG; this is translated from the coding sequence ATGGGATCGACTCGCGTACGGATCGCAATTGACGCAATGGGAGGGGATCGCGCACCCGGTGAAATCGTTGCTGGCGCACTGCGAGCAAAGGAAGAATTGGGTGTAGATATATTACTAGTTGGCGATCCCCAACAAATAGAAGCTGCCTTCCCGCCAAAAACGAATCTAGGGCAGATCGAGATCGTGACTGCTGAAGAAGCGATCGCAATGGATGAGGAGCCTTTAAATGCAGTTAGACGCAAACGGAAGGCTTCTATCAATGTGGCGATGGATTTGGTCAAGCAGCAAAAGGCAGATGCCGTCTTTTCTGCCGGACACTCTGGGGCAGCTATGGCATCTGCTTTGCTCCGCTTAGGACGATTGCCAGGAATCGATCGCCCAGCGATCGGGACAGTTTTCCCCACAATTATTGCTGGTAAGCCAGTGCTAGTACTTGATGTTGGCGCTAATGTAGATTGCCGCCCCAAGTTTTTAGAGCAGTTTGGCGTTATGGGATCGGCTTACAGTAAGTATGTCTTGGGTACAGATGAACCGAAGGTGGGTTTGCTGAATATCGGTGAAGAAGACTCTAAGGGCAATGATGCAGCCGTCCGCGCCCACCAACTGCTCCGCGAAAATTCCCAAATTAATTTTATTGGCAATGCCGAAGGGCGTGATGTGCTTTCCGGTAACTTTGATGTTATTGTCTGCGATGGCTTCGTGGGCAATGTACTATTGAAATTTGCCGAAGCAGTTGGAGAAGTGATTCTGCAAATTCTGCGCGAAGAATTACCCCAAGGATTGCATGGTCAAATTGGTTCAGCAATCTTAAAACCAAACCTGAAGCGAGTTAAGCAGCGAATGGATCATGCAGAACATGGTGGTGCTTTGCTGTTAGGCGTGGCAGGAGTTTGTTTTATCGGTCACGGTAGCTCACAAGCACCTTCAGTTTTTAATGCAATTCGCATGGCTAAAGAAGCCGTTGACAACCAGGTAATACAACGAATTCAGTCCCAATATATCCTAGAGCGCGAGGGCGGTTAG
- a CDS encoding beta-ketoacyl-ACP synthase 3, whose amino-acid sequence MQNLGVAITGSGSAVPATSLHNEILTELVETSDEWIATRTGIRQRRLATPSESLSGLATAASIQAIAASGIRPEELDLILLATSTPDDLFGSACKVQAQLGATNAVAFDLTAACSGFVFGLVTAAQYIRTGVYKNVLLIGADILSRWVDWEDRRTCVLFGDGAGAVVLQADKSDRLLGFALKSDGTQNHHLNLAYTGASQELLPGVNITKGTYQPITMNGKEVYRFAVQKVPEIIDKALFQANLSVDQIDWLILHQANQRIIDAVAQRLNIPEHKVISNLAQYGNTSAASIPLALDEAVRQGKIKPNDIIATSGFGAGLTWGAAIFQWGR is encoded by the coding sequence GTGCAAAACTTAGGCGTAGCAATTACCGGAAGTGGCTCGGCAGTACCCGCAACTTCCCTACACAATGAGATATTGACTGAACTAGTTGAAACATCAGATGAGTGGATTGCAACGAGAACGGGAATTCGTCAACGAAGATTAGCCACACCATCTGAGTCCCTAAGTGGACTCGCTACTGCCGCCAGCATTCAAGCGATCGCAGCTTCGGGAATTAGACCAGAAGAGCTAGACCTGATATTGCTAGCGACTTCCACCCCTGACGATTTATTTGGTAGTGCTTGTAAAGTACAGGCTCAATTAGGAGCCACCAACGCAGTAGCCTTTGACTTGACAGCAGCCTGCTCTGGCTTCGTGTTTGGTCTGGTTACAGCAGCCCAATACATTAGAACAGGTGTATATAAAAATGTACTTTTGATCGGGGCAGATATCCTCTCTCGCTGGGTGGATTGGGAAGATCGGCGCACTTGTGTATTATTCGGTGATGGTGCGGGCGCAGTAGTATTGCAGGCAGACAAAAGCGATCGCTTATTAGGATTTGCCCTTAAAAGTGATGGCACTCAAAACCATCACCTCAATCTTGCTTATACAGGCGCTTCCCAAGAATTGCTCCCCGGTGTAAATATTACTAAAGGCACTTATCAACCTATTACTATGAACGGCAAAGAAGTCTACCGCTTTGCTGTGCAAAAAGTGCCAGAAATTATTGATAAAGCCTTATTTCAAGCTAACCTGAGCGTTGACCAAATAGATTGGCTAATCTTACATCAGGCCAATCAGCGCATTATCGATGCCGTTGCCCAACGCCTGAATATTCCAGAACATAAAGTTATAAGTAATCTTGCCCAGTATGGTAATACCTCAGCTGCTTCCATTCCTTTAGCTTTGGATGAAGCAGTACGACAAGGTAAAATTAAACCCAATGACATCATTGCTACATCCGGTTTTGGTGCCGGTCTTACCTGGGGCGCGGCAATTTTTCAATGGGGAAGATAA
- the fabD gene encoding ACP S-malonyltransferase has translation MTKTAWVFPGQGSQALGMGIDLLDIPSAKDKFAQAEEILGWSVTEICQKEEAKLSQTLYTQPILYVVESILADLLRERGHQPDLVAGHSLGEYSALYVAGVFEWSAGLYLVKRRAELMDNAVGGMMAALMNFDREQLEKVIAETPDVVIANDNSSAQVVISGTTEAVQAVMTQVKAKRAIPLKVSGAFHSHLIAPAAAQFQDILESVEFQPATVPVLSNVEPIPSIDAEILKERLNKQMTGSVRWREISLELPANGIQRVIEIGPGKVLTGLIKRSSPDLILENIQSAANLPV, from the coding sequence ATGACTAAAACTGCATGGGTGTTTCCCGGACAAGGTTCTCAAGCATTGGGAATGGGAATAGATTTATTAGATATACCTTCCGCTAAAGACAAATTTGCTCAAGCCGAGGAAATTTTAGGCTGGTCTGTAACCGAAATCTGTCAAAAGGAAGAAGCGAAGTTATCACAGACGCTATACACCCAGCCAATTCTTTATGTGGTAGAAAGCATTCTTGCCGATCTTCTGCGAGAACGAGGACACCAGCCAGATTTAGTTGCCGGTCACAGTTTGGGAGAATATTCTGCCCTTTATGTAGCGGGTGTCTTTGAGTGGTCGGCTGGTTTATATCTAGTAAAGCGTCGTGCAGAACTCATGGATAATGCCGTTGGTGGGATGATGGCGGCTTTGATGAACTTTGACCGCGAACAGTTGGAAAAAGTCATTGCCGAAACCCCTGATGTAGTAATAGCAAATGATAATAGTTCGGCTCAGGTAGTAATTTCAGGCACGACTGAGGCTGTACAAGCGGTGATGACTCAAGTTAAAGCCAAGCGTGCTATTCCTTTAAAAGTTTCTGGAGCATTTCACTCACATTTAATCGCGCCTGCGGCTGCCCAATTCCAAGACATTTTAGAATCTGTAGAATTTCAACCAGCTACTGTACCAGTGTTATCTAATGTCGAACCAATTCCATCTATTGATGCCGAGATTTTAAAGGAACGTTTAAACAAACAAATGACTGGTTCTGTAAGATGGCGAGAAATTTCTCTGGAATTACCAGCCAACGGTATCCAGCGAGTAATAGAAATTGGCCCTGGCAAAGTTTTAACTGGCTTGATTAAACGTAGTAGCCCTGACTTAATATTAGAAAATATCCAAAGTGCTGCTAATTTACCTGTTTAA